ACGGCGTTGCAGAACACCACCAGCTTGCCGCAACCGAACGAATTGATATCGCGCGTGCGGTACGCCAAGTCCTTGATTATCTCGCCGAGCTTTTTCACCGCGTCGAGGTTGATACCCGACTTGCTCGACGCGACGGCTACCGACGAGCAAACTATATCGGTGACGGACAACGCTTCGGCTATGCTGTCCAAAAACGCGTTCTCCGCTTTTGTCGCGCCCTTTTGCACGAGCGCCGAGTACCCGCCGACAAAGTCCACGCCGAGCGCTTTGCCCGCGCGGTCGAGCGCACGCGCCAAAGCCACGTATTCGCCGCACGCCGCGCCGATTATCGATATGGGCGTTACGGCAATGCGCTTGTTCACTATCTTAACGCCGTACCGCGCGGCAAGGCTGTCGCAAACGGGCACGAGAGATCTACAAGTGCACACGATCTTGTCGTATACCTTTTTAGCACACTTATCGGCGTTCGCGTCGATACAGTCCAACAGCGAAAGCGACGCCGTGACCGTTCTAACGTCCAAATGCCGATTATCCAGCATATCTATGGTTTCTAAAATTTCGTTTTCGGTAAACATAGTTTTTCAGAGAAAAGTTTATGAGTCAAGCTTTGACTGCGTAGGCGCGGCGCAGACGGACAAGCAGCCAAATGCTGCGCGACGCTTTGCTTGCGTTCTCACTTATTTATTGTGAGAAGATTGCAACAATTCAGCCTGTGGCCGCGACGAAGGGAGTGTAGACCCACCTACATGACCGAGGCGGCGCGCCGAACGTAGTTCGTATCCGCCGATGCATACGCGGTCAAATTCTGTGCATGGCATTGAAAAGCTCATCGTTCTGCACGTGCACGACGACGCCGAGGTGTTCGACCGCTTTTTGCAGGTCCTCGCCGAGCTTGTCCAACGCGACGGCGGACGCGCCCGTTTCGACGACCATGATCATGACGAAGTTATGCTGCATAATCGTCTGCGAAATATCTTCAATATTAATATCGCGCTCGGCAAGCGCCGTCGCCACCGCCGCGGTAATGCCCGTGCGGTCTTTTCCTACTACCGATACTACTGCTTTCATGATAAGATTATATCATACCGAGCGAATAAAGGCAAGGAATAATTAGAAATTGTGAATTAGGAATTAGTAATGATTGACCCCTACGGGGTGTTTTAATTAAATTTATCCTCTTTAATTCCTAACTACTAATTTCTAATTCCTAATTCTGCCAAAGCACCTGCTCCCCGTGGACTATCGGGTACCTGAACAGCGAAGTGCCTTCGAGATTGACCTTGTTCATATCGACAGCGGAAATGCGGCGGTTGTCGTAGCTGGTGTAGTAGAACACGCCCTTATCCACGTTACAGCACGAGGTGTAGATCGTCGTTTCGTAATGACCGTTGTCCATAAGACAGCTGCCGAGCGTTTGCTCGACCGAGCCGAGGATATGGAAGAACTGACTAAGGCTCGCATTGCAATCGCCGCACGCGGGCGAGTTAAGACAAGTGAACGCCGCGCGCACGAACCGCGACTGGCTAGAAAGATCGCCCGGCAAGCCCATTGCGCCCATGCCGCGGCTGTAAGTATTGAGTTTGAGCTTATCGCAAAAATTGTTCTTAGGCGGTCGCGGCGACAGCGCCATGTAGTTGTTCAGCGCGAATAGCTGTTCGGGGAAGGGCGGGTTATTTGTGAGCACGCCCACGGGATTGTCGTAAACGTTGAGCCCGCTCGCCGTGCTCTCCACGACTATGCAGTCGCTCTTGTCGGCGATCATCCAATGCAGCTCGGCGCACGGGAAAACGTCGGAAAACGGCACGGGCGTGATGTTCACCTTTTTGAGCGCGCGCCGCACCTCGGCAACCGAAGCAAACTTAGCGAGTAACCACGGCACGAACTCGTACTGCGCAACGTTGATCTTATCGGGACAGGCTTCGTGATAAACGGCGTTGCCGACGAAGTTAAGCCCCGCTATCGCGAGCCCTTTCTCGTTGAACGCGTCGTAGTACAGCGGAAAGTTATCCGCGACAGTCGCAATG
The window above is part of the Clostridiales bacterium genome. Proteins encoded here:
- a CDS encoding ACT domain-containing protein, which codes for MMKAVVSVVGKDRTGITAAVATALAERDINIEDISQTIMQHNFVMIMVVETGASAVALDKLGEDLQKAVEHLGVVVHVQNDELFNAMHRI
- a CDS encoding choloylglycine hydrolase family protein; the protein is MCTAAKYISGDFYFGRTLDNDCGYGEEVVITPRRRRLDFTTGETLSAHYAFLGIATVADNFPLYYDAFNEKGLAIAGLNFVGNAVYHEACPDKINVAQYEFVPWLLAKFASVAEVRRALKKVNITPVPFSDVFPCAELHWMIADKSDCIVVESTASGLNVYDNPVGVLTNNPPFPEQLFALNNYMALSPRPPKNNFCDKLKLNTYSRGMGAMGLPGDLSSQSRFVRAAFTCLNSPACGDCNASLSQFFHILGSVEQTLGSCLMDNGHYETTIYTSCCNVDKGVFYYTSYDNRRISAVDMNKVNLEGTSLFRYPIVHGEQVLWQN